actgatcgcctggtccctccatctctgaaggtaaaaggaagatgctcatctagactcttctccatcttggcccctcggtggtggaatgaacgtccccttgaggtcagaacagctcagtgactgagcactttcaaatggcagctcaaaaacttcctctttagagaatatttagattaacttgtaaccttcttattgtcttaattctgtatagaaactacaacagagtgaataaaaagtttgtattcatagttgggggtcctagtgaaccagaattgatcacttcattgattgtaacatggaagcacgttgtaagtcgctctggataagggcgtctgtcaaatgccttaaatgtaaatgtaagtgaccTAGTTAAAGCAGGGATTGATTACTGAACAAGCCCAGGGCCTCAAGAGCTCTGGTGCTCTGCACGCAGATGCTAATTTAAATATAGGTTTATACTGGGTTTGTTCATCTCATGTCTGaatgttgttcatttatttcaatagAATTTAAGTGGCGTTGAAGAGCGTCCATGGTGGACAGTGGCGAGCTCGGAAAGGCAGAGAAGGTTGGGGTTACTGTGGCTTAGGCACAGGGAAAAGTGGCTGGCTGTAGGAGTCATGGACTGCGTGGCTCTTCACAATTGGAGGCTGGTCTTTCAGAGGATAAGGCGATCTCTGTGCTAGGTATGGGGAGATGGTTGGGCAACATGAGGGGCATAGTAAACAGAagtggatgatccagaagaagCGCCAAAGGCATGGCGGTCGTGAACGAGGATCAAGCGGAGTAACAAGGAGCAAGGGATAGATGGCTAGAAGCACTGAAGAAAAATTAAGCAACAAGGTATTAGTACATggactgttgtgtttttatacACAAGTTCAACTTGGTCCCTTCCATTTTTGGTGCAGTCGACTCCGCATGAGGCATGTAGTTAAAGAAAATAAGACAGATTAAATAACATagatttttagatattttatttttatattcagtgGCTTATCTAGACAACAATtaacaaaaacaattatttcacaaacaatgactaaaaaaaaaacacaatacataGCAGTGTGTTGTCTAACCAACTGAGCTGATAGAACCAGCTATTACCAAAtgaatgtaatataataattaattactgtaatttttgattatttattcCATCCACTCCAAATGCATCCATTTGACATATGTGCTTGTAAATGTGATCACATGGAACATCAAACCATGATTTGCTGTGGGAACTCAGAACAGCACAATCTTCTCCGTGTATTCCTCCAGACTGGTGGTTATTGGGTTCTGAGTGCCATGCATCCCAGTACCTGAAGGTGGCAGAATTGATAGTCAGCAGTCATGGTGCCAGTATTAATTCTAAATATCAAATATTAGCCGCTTTAAGAAGTAACTATCACCCAAAGCgaattattttatgtattagTTATTGAATGACAATTCTGCTTACAACTCAGCTGTAATATATCAATTGTTGTGTCTGTACCTACCAAATGAAGACCAACTCCCAATTAAGCTCTTTAAGATAATTGTGCTTGTTGGATAATATGTCTACCTACGTGTTGTTGACAGGGCTGTCATCAACCCATTTCCAAACTCCTTCTGTTTCTTGATCTGATAACCCTATCCAGAAGTGATAGTCAAAGCTTCCAATTTTCTTTGCTTCTTTCTCCAGCATATCCTGTTGGGTATGATTAAGGAGAGTGAAATCagtctaatattttttttatatataattcacTTTAACATGATCATAGCAGGTTAGTTAAAGCATTGAAATTTATGAATTTGCTAAACCCATAATGATCCTGAAAAAAGTTCCCAAGACGACttatagaatataaatatagaatataaaacaaatcCATTATCACACCCACATTCGCGCACACTTCTTTAACAAGGTAAATTAGGGGTGGACAATGAAGGACAGTGGAGTGGGCCTTACATCCTGGATTCTGGAGGAAACAGGAGATTGCGTTCACAACCTTAGACCCAAGGACAGACAGTCAAAGGCGCTGCTTCCCGCCAGGACATGCAATCGGAGGGCTTCTGAGCCTGCCATGTCTGGATCTGCAGACGGCCTGTGTTTGctgtcacctgccccaccaaagccttttttttgtctgtgcagCTTCCTCCTGGACTCTTAAATAGTATGTATACAAAACCCCAGTGGTGTgccctcttcctgtcacatCCTCAGCCTATCTGCCCATTATCCCTCACCTGCTTATTCACTCAGCTCCAAATATGCAATTCAACAAGTGCATCATTTAATTGATATTAAATTTCCTCATGTCTCATACTCACATGCTGCTTGTGTGTGAGCAGGATGGCTAAATGACTGCCCATTGAGTCACAGCTATCCTTGCTTTGCTCCCAGTTCATCTTATCTgggctgaaataaaaacagtcgTCCTCCATGTGTAACCAGCCTTCTGGGCAGGGTTTACACGTTCTCACTGCACATTTGAGTGGAAATTGCAGTAGATGATTAGTAAACAATAAGGTTTTCTCAAAAATACAATacttaatatataaaatacagtaACAACTTtaacaaatgattattttttttaattgtttgtcaTGCTGGAAAGCAACATGTTATGTTCTTTTACCTGTTTTTGAACAGCTGGCACTCAGTGCTGTGTAGTCCTGACAAAGACGGTCATACCGTACCCTCAGTGAGTTTAATTTCAGCTCCCCTGTCAAATGTGTTTCTTCTGATTTAGGTTGAACTGCTGCACTGAGAGAGGTTCTGTTGTTGTACACTGATACAGGCACAGGCAGACAGAAGTTAAGGACTGATTGACTGTCTACATGCCGAAAACTTCAATTGTTTCATTTACTTACAAAGTATGCCCAGTACAATATTTGCACAAACTGATGCCACCAAAATAGCAAGCACAATAAGAGCAGTCTGTCCTTTATAACACTCCACCCACATCTTCATTTTTGAGTTTCCTgccaacatatatatattgatagTATTACATATAGATAACAGTAATATAATATCACTAAATCCTTAAAATCAATACCATATCTGTAGTAAATAGTATGTATACAAACCCAAGCACATAATGCCAATTGATAGATAGCAGTAACATCCTACGCTTATAGCtacattttgctcttttttttttgtactgtttcTCTAGTCTGTCTCCATTTATATCTCTATTCACAAACAGTCACCATTCCATAATCCAAAACAAACCTTGGCTGGATCTGATGAAAGGTGATTTTGGTCGTCTGAGTGAGATGTCTTCACTAAAATCCTGTAATGTTGTGTAATTGTCTGCCTCCTCCATTAGTAAAGTCAGGAAAAGCACTCTTAACTTCTGTTTATTAGTTCAGATGGTTGGTCTTTCTTGCTATTCTCACTGGCAGCTTaaactccttctccctctctctctctctctctctctctctctctctcactcactcactcactcactctcactcctTTTTTGTCTCTCTGAGACAAACACACTTACATATGGTAACGATTAGTGAGTCAGGAGAGAGAGGAGTGTGAACTGTGTGACCTTAACTAGGGAATGCTGCCAGATAGGATGAAGGAAGTGCCAAAAACTGAGCtgaacgtgaaaaaaaaaagtgaaaagagcTGTGGAGAAAGATTGTGAATAAAaatcaaaatattttatggGTTCTACAATAGTttttcatattacatatttttgttcagaaaaatgtcttgtgtttttcctcttgtgttttcctttttttatgagGAACAAAGTTCATGCCAGATGTCCTAAACAGAACAAACATCATGTTCTCTAAAGCATGACACAGTTTCACAATTCTGTGGTTAACAATATTTCCAACTGAAAATTTGGTTCCAAACTATGATCCTGCCTATTGCAAATCTGGGTGGATTCATTCAAACAGTTCGTAATCTTCTGAGTCATAGTCTGGCTTTTAGGATGTATTTCAGCTGCTCTATGTCTTGTTGACACTGAGACTGCAAAATATTGAACAGCTATACaaacattatttattcacaATGTTTAAAGGGGTATGCTATAAGCCTTTAACTCACTGATGATGACAATGTATGATTCCttgtactttttatttaaattgtcaTTAATGTAACACATGGTTATCACACATGGCTTGTTGTTGTTAAAATCCTAAAATATTGACTGTAAAAgctgtaatataaaaataagcacatttagaaaattacatttcaaatatgTACAACGTTTACTCTAATAGCAATATACTTTTGCTTTATACAATtactttttaacatttataacTTGGTTATAGTTACAATATTGCTTGTCATTTACACAGCCAATAGTAATGTGACATATTCATCTTTTAGACCTTCAAACATTCCCCTCAGATGAAAAGTGACAGATGCTGGCTGCAACCAAACTTTCATAGTGACCCTTTAAATCCAATTTCATTTGCCTCCTTGTTTTGCTCAGGTCTTGTAGAATCCCTTCTGTGGCTTTGGACTGagcaggaaaaagagagagaatgagttactgaaagaattttttttgtacaccatTGAGAAATGTGTGCCTTTCACCAGCAATGACGGATCATAGCATTCAAGTAGCAGTACAGCTGTTTCCACAAACAGTCATACCACATGGTTGAATCAATGTAAACTGCCTGACTTTCACAGAAAGATAGATGAACGCTGGTACTAAAATAGAAAAATTATTATCTATAATGATACATTGTGACAAACACTTTAAAGCACATCATTTACAATTGATTATTGCAACATATTAGTGATTCTGTAACATATAAATGTGCACATGACAACTGCAAGGTggcatattttcataaaaaacacaTCCTTTGTGGTGAtgcaatatttttataatttagttGAGTATATTAAGCATCAAGTTAATATACAGTTCTTTAAGTTGCCTTAGTTCTCTTCTGGCATGATCAGAGCATGATCAAACTATGTACTTCAGTAAAAGTTACCCAGggtaaaattttactccagtaaaagCAAGTCCAACTTGgctcttacttaagtaaaagtacaaaagtatttgcctgccttcaaatgtacttaagtatcaaaagtaaaagtacagtgatttattttgGCATTTGACATTAtctaatgtctaattttaatttactgaTTAAATCAATTAGTTTTAGGTCCATTTTGACATCAATTGTTAGAGGAATGCCCTTAATTACTATGCCACTGATAGCtatttatcaaacacccttatccagaacaatttacaattagcagtcacagggacagtctcagggttaagtgtcttgctcagtgacagtgGCTCGAGACCAACTTTATATTTTAGCACAGACagtctttggaagctgaatctgtgaaaattGTAGGACTGAATGTTAGTACTGAGTGTAAGTTACTGAGTGCTCGCCGATATTGAGAACTGATGAAGAGGTTTTAATAGACAagtggacattttgtttttcatctactAGTTTATTcacaatataattgttttggGTGATCATTATATCATTTAATGGCTtgaattatataatataagCTTAATTTATTAGATATGTGGTCTACGCATTTGAAATGACTGTAAAGACAATAACCTAAATCCAGTTAATCCAGCACACGTAAAATACACACCTCTCTGAAAGTCACTCTGAAGTcacttttattgctttttatcaCGTTTATCACTGAAAAAATAGCATTGCCAGACGTATGATAATTATCATATTCCTCCTTTTCTACAACTTCAAAAA
This genomic stretch from Denticeps clupeoides chromosome 5, fDenClu1.1, whole genome shotgun sequence harbors:
- the cldc1 gene encoding CD209 antigen-like protein A, with the protein product MEEADNYTTLQDFSEDISLRRPKSPFIRSSQGNSKMKMWVECYKGQTALIVLAILVASVCANIVLGILLYNNRTSLSAAVQPKSEETHLTGELKLNSLRVRYDRLCQDYTALSASCSKTVRTCKPCPEGWLHMEDDCFYFSPDKMNWEQSKDSCDSMGSHLAILLTHKQHDMLEKEAKKIGSFDYHFWIGLSDQETEGVWKWVDDSPVNNTYWDAWHSEPNNHQSGGIHGEDCAVLSSHSKSWFDVPCDHIYKHICQMDAFGVDGINNQKLQ